A window of the Helianthus annuus cultivar XRQ/B chromosome 4, HanXRQr2.0-SUNRISE, whole genome shotgun sequence genome harbors these coding sequences:
- the LOC110936692 gene encoding protein LONGIFOLIA 2, with translation MAAKYLHSLADENPDLQKQIGCMKGVFQIFNRHHIVSRRRVFSHSLKGGDTGVLLLNNGTPQRESSLTGHRHLTVEKHRLSTESSNDSSARQNLDLRDVVKDSMHREARGLSHNIVTENDSNNWCHDDPRELSRSKSCQFRDRIPPVCKDYPRYSYDGRETNSRTAKLKQIRELPRLSLDSRQRSIPVKPSNLISNHSRNPKGNVAVDADKDLNQTRSSGVVAKLMGLETFPSLLSRDDGGSINKTTNSTRSSSKEPISPSRKIPDLRSISRVTIEPAPWKQRDGTRVIRSSMDSTRNHVSSVYGDVDKRVKNLEFAESGKDLRALKQVLEAMQAVEARKDVTNSEPDVSRGHESHIVIMKPAKLVKKGIANNKTGKDLITESTHGERRSRPSTPVTDSSKPRKHPNKQRAESRSPNGRKKPSNLHKVDDRNRETRMLSECSEESNSRQSSSSTPEKTALLVKTSEPTTPEYPSPVSVLDDSVRAESSPSPVKRTPVTKKDDATEKVVKDQHEATNVIQSSPMISTVKFQTNHEKLKKVEDLVQKLKNLNSSHNESHTDYIASLCENTNPNDRYISEILLASGLLLRDLQSFNPHPSGHPINPELFLVLEHTKYGNLQHEKFHRKLVFDAVNEILVGKLSSVSGMIKQNPRKLLRELCLEIEELQVHEKRDGCGVGNDDDDLKSVLCEDVLKRSGNWTGFYGESSVIAMEVERLILLDLVDEVVRCC, from the exons ATGGCTGCAAAGTATTTGCATTCACTGGCGGATGAAAATCCGGATTTGCAGAAGCAAATCGGATGCATGAAGGGTGTCTTTCAGATCTTTAACCGCCACCATATTGTTTCCAGAAGGCGTGTGTTCAGCCACAGTTTAAAAGGAGGCGATACGG GCGTTTTGCTTTTAAACAACGGGACACCTCAACGGGAGTCGAGTCTTACGGGCCACAGACACCTAACTGTG GAGAAACATAGGCTATCAACCGAATCATCTAACGATTCAAGTGCCCGTCAAAATCTTGACCTTCGAGATGTAGTCAAAGACTCGATGCACAGAGAAGCCCGCGGGTTATCACATAACATTGTAACGGAAAATGATTCAAATAATTGGTGTCATGATGATCCTAGAGAACTTTCAAGATCTAAATCTTGCCAGTTTCGAGACAGAATTCCACCTGTATGTAAAGATTATCCTCGGTATTCATACGACGGGCGGGAAACCAATTCTAGAACCGCAAAATTGAAGCAGATAAGAGAACTACCGAGGCTTTCCTTAGATAGTAGACAACGATCAATACCTGTTAAACCGTCTAACTTAATATCTAACCATTCAAGAAACCCGAAAGGTAACGTCGCGgttgatgctgacaaggatctgAATCAGACACGTTCATCCGGTGTAGTAGCGAAGTTGATGGGATTGGAGACTTTTCCATCGTTATTATCACGTGATGACGGTGGGTCGATTAATAAAACGACGAACTCCACAAGAAGTTCATCAAAGGAACCAATATCTCCAAGTCGGAAAATTCCCGACTTGAGGTCGATATCTAGAGTTACGATAGAACCAGCGCCATGGAAGCAGCGAGATGGTACTCGTGTTATTAGATCATCAATGGATTCAACGCGCAATCATGTCTCGTCTGTCTACGGTGACGTGGATAAACGAGTAAAGAATCTTGAATTTGCGGAATCCGGAAAGGATCTTCGAGCGCTCAAACAGGTATTAGAGGCAATGCAGGCTGTTGAAGCAAGAAAAGATGTTACAAATAGCGAGCCGGATGTTTCAAGGGGTCATGAATCCCATATTGTCATCATGAAACCTGCAAAGCTTGTAAAAAAGGGTATTGCAAATAATAAAACGGGTAAAGATCTGATTACCGAGAGTACACATGGAGAGAGACGATCTCGGCCGTCCACGCCTGTTACAGATTCCAGTAAACCGAGAAAACATCCAAACAAGCAGCGGGCAGAGTCTCGGTCTCCAAATGGGAGGAAAAAGCCTTCGAATCTCCATAAAGTAGATGATCGAAACAGAGAAACTCGAATGTTATCTGAATGTTCTGAAGAAAGCAATAGCAGGCAGAGTTCTAGCTCGACACCAGAG AAAACAGCCTTGCTCGTGAAGACGAGTGAACCGACCACCCCCGAATATCCGAGTCCGGTCTCGGTTCTTGATGATTCAGTCCGTGCGGAAAGCTCACCTTCACCGGTGAAACGTACTCCAGTTACCAAAAAAG ATGATGCTACTGAGAAAGTTGTTAAAGATCAACATGAAGCAACAAACGTTATCCAATCAAGCCCGATGATCTCAACGGTCAAATTTCAGACCAACCATGAAAAACTGAAGAAAGTTGAGGATTTAGTTCAAAAACTCAAGAATCTCAACTCCAGCCACAACGAATCTCACACAGATTACATCGCATCTCTCTGCGAAAACACGAACCCGAACGATCGATACATCTCAGAAATCTTATTAGCTTCCGGGCTCCTCCTTAGAGACCTACAATCTTTCAACCCGCACCCCTCTGGTCACCCGATCAACCCGGAGCTGTTTTTAGTCTTGGAACATACGAAATATGGTAATCTACAACACGAAAAGTTTCACAGGAAGTTAGTCTTTGATGCGGTTAATGAAATTCTTGTGGGGAAGTTAAGTTCGGTTTCTGGGATGATCAAGCAGAACCCGAGAAAGCTTTTGAGGGAGTTGTGTTTGGAGATAGAAGAGCTTCAAGTGCACGAGAAAAGAGACGGGTGTGGGGTCGGGAATGATGATGACGATTTGAAGAGCGTGTTATGCGAGGATGTGTTGAAAAGGTCTGGAAACTGGACGGGTTTTTATGGTGAAAGTTCGGTTATCGCAATGGAGGTTGAGCGGTTGATCTTGTTAGATTTGGTTGATGAAGTTGTTAGATGCTGCTGA
- the LOC110936691 gene encoding mitochondrial import receptor subunit TOM5 homolog: MADAVISLDKIKAFWKSQVHDEENWAMNSKLLRAVGLFAGSIVLMRNFGDLMAI; encoded by the exons ATGGCCGACGCTGTGATCTCTCTTGACAAGATTAAAGCTTTCTGGAAATCTCAAGTTCACGATGAAGAGAATTGGGCTATGAACTCG AAGCTACTCCGTGCTGTAGGATTGTTTGCTGGTTCTATTGTTTTGATGCGGAACTTTGGTGACCTCATGGCTATATGA